In Synechococcus sp. PCC 6312, one genomic interval encodes:
- a CDS encoding SufS family cysteine desulfurase — translation MTMTQTRPLADLVRADFPILQQQVHGKPLVYLDNAATSQKPQAVIQTLVDYYQGYNANVHRGVHTLSDKATTAYEGARDKVAKFINARSRQEIVYTRNASEAINLVAYSWGLSHLGPGDEIILTVFEHHSNLIPWQLVAQKTGAILKFVELDAQQSFNFPQFQSLLSDKTKLVAVVHVSNTLGCITPVAQIAELAHAVGAKVLIDACQSAPHMKLDVQALDCDWLVASGHKMCAPTGIGFLYGKLDLLRSMPPFLGGGEMIADVFFDHATYADLPHKFEAGTPAIGEAIALGAAIDYLNAIGLTAIHNYEAELTAYLWQKLSDIPELTLYGPAPDPEGFGRAALVSFTAGDVHPHDLSTILDESGIAIRAGHHCTQPLHRYLNVQSTARASLYFYNTKAEIDALVIALKEAISFFAGIF, via the coding sequence AACCCCAGGCCGTGATTCAAACCCTTGTGGACTATTATCAGGGCTACAACGCCAACGTCCATCGCGGTGTCCATACCCTCAGTGACAAAGCCACAACAGCTTATGAAGGTGCTCGGGATAAAGTTGCTAAATTTATTAATGCCCGTTCTCGTCAGGAAATTGTCTATACCCGTAATGCCAGTGAAGCGATAAATTTAGTGGCCTATAGTTGGGGGTTAAGTCATCTCGGGCCTGGGGATGAAATTATCCTCACGGTTTTTGAACATCACAGTAATTTAATCCCTTGGCAACTGGTCGCTCAAAAAACGGGAGCTATCCTCAAGTTTGTAGAGTTGGATGCACAACAATCCTTCAACTTCCCCCAATTTCAAAGCCTATTATCGGATAAAACTAAACTGGTTGCAGTTGTTCATGTTTCTAACACCTTAGGCTGCATCACGCCTGTGGCCCAAATTGCCGAGTTAGCCCATGCTGTTGGCGCAAAGGTTTTAATTGATGCTTGCCAAAGTGCGCCCCACATGAAGCTGGATGTCCAGGCCCTTGATTGTGATTGGCTGGTGGCCTCAGGACATAAGATGTGTGCCCCGACGGGAATCGGCTTTCTCTATGGAAAACTGGATTTGCTCCGTTCCATGCCACCATTTTTGGGAGGCGGAGAAATGATTGCGGATGTCTTTTTTGACCATGCTACCTATGCCGACCTACCCCATAAATTTGAAGCCGGGACACCCGCCATTGGTGAGGCCATTGCCTTGGGTGCAGCCATAGATTATCTGAATGCCATTGGCCTGACAGCCATTCACAATTACGAAGCTGAATTAACCGCCTATTTATGGCAAAAACTGAGTGACATTCCCGAATTAACGCTTTACGGCCCAGCTCCTGATCCAGAGGGTTTCGGTCGCGCCGCCTTAGTCAGTTTTACCGCCGGTGACGTGCATCCCCATGATTTATCCACAATTCTCGATGAGTCAGGCATTGCGATCCGGGCCGGTCATCATTGCACCCAGCCATTACATCGCTATCTCAACGTTCAATCTACAGCCCGGGCCAGTTTATATTTCTACAACACCAAAGCTGAAATTGATGCCCTCGTGATTGCCCTCAAAGAAGCCATCAGTTTTTTTGCTGGGATATTTTGA